The following proteins are co-located in the Halarcobacter sp. genome:
- a CDS encoding ATP-binding protein — MAKKFLQQVLSLHFIKFSLIPILVVEVALLILYFSINAYISSKNTNLLLNEAQSHVKDILSNEVELIEDKLNEVSMMAKLLQNEHQVLFKNLKNNRLPNGKPSFDVAPNGVFYKTNKVGSSVYYSAQTKIDEKAIEKATFTEAMDTSFKSITEINPIIVAAYFNSWDNMNRLYPFIDKVYEQYGPHIQMQDYNFYYLADLKHNPKKEPVWTGAYLDPAGNGWMLSCIVPIYNGDFLEGVTGLDITIDSFIKNILNTKLVYNAKFFMLSKDGMIIAMPEKIENLLGLKELKEHLYTDKILKTIEKPEEFNILKNKSPFASHFKNLIENNLELDSLKIKDDEYLTLQQSVKETDWKLMVLIDKKEIFNSIENLKELSNQIGYLAIGFLLLFYVVFFYMLLKRINKFSKVITEPIIKLSDQTSEIKSTDFKIELIKTDIREIEQLNQNFTSMMNELNDSTRKLYEAKELAEELSRAKDDFLANMSHELKTPLNSINVISELMRNNNTGNLDQKQVKSLEIINKCGKDLLYLINDVLDISKLEAGQIELDYTTLDVKELMETINDMFSSQAEEKGINLSLEIDKSLNFIYSDESRIKQIVKNLLSNSLKFTPKDKNIIFKVKDEDKFIKIIIEDEGVGIPQDKLEHIFDRFKQVDTSITRQYGGTGLGLAICKDLLILLDGEIKVSSEVGSGSRFEVLIPKNEDKIDEVFKKNFELKDISKSEKLKDKILVYNSDPVSFMHHIMEIKKHFETSFTTILDELIKKYEKETSKVLIEEKNLTQNDIDKISSNIRKEDLIVIVEDNEDSKLKNFADKTIKKSFNIEDLY, encoded by the coding sequence ATGGCAAAAAAATTTCTCCAACAAGTTTTATCATTACATTTCATTAAATTTTCTTTAATTCCAATTTTAGTAGTTGAGGTCGCTTTATTAATACTTTACTTTTCAATAAATGCATATATTTCATCAAAAAATACAAATTTGCTATTAAATGAAGCACAATCACATGTAAAAGATATCTTATCTAATGAAGTAGAACTTATAGAAGATAAATTAAATGAAGTTTCAATGATGGCAAAACTATTGCAAAATGAACATCAAGTACTATTTAAAAATCTTAAAAATAATAGATTGCCAAATGGAAAACCTAGTTTTGATGTTGCACCAAATGGAGTTTTTTATAAAACCAATAAAGTTGGTTCAAGTGTTTATTATTCTGCACAAACAAAAATAGATGAAAAAGCAATAGAAAAAGCAACTTTTACAGAAGCAATGGATACTAGTTTTAAAAGTATTACAGAGATAAATCCTATTATTGTTGCGGCATACTTTAATAGTTGGGACAATATGAATAGACTTTATCCTTTTATTGATAAAGTTTATGAACAGTATGGTCCACATATTCAAATGCAAGATTACAATTTTTACTATTTAGCTGATTTAAAACACAACCCTAAAAAAGAACCAGTTTGGACTGGTGCTTATCTTGATCCAGCAGGAAATGGTTGGATGCTTTCTTGTATTGTTCCTATTTATAATGGTGATTTTTTAGAAGGTGTTACAGGATTAGATATAACAATTGATAGTTTTATAAAAAATATTTTAAATACAAAACTAGTTTATAATGCAAAATTTTTCATGCTTAGTAAAGATGGTATGATAATTGCCATGCCAGAAAAAATAGAGAATCTTTTGGGATTAAAAGAGTTAAAAGAACATCTTTATACAGATAAGATTTTGAAAACAATAGAAAAGCCTGAAGAGTTTAATATATTAAAAAATAAATCTCCATTTGCGTCACATTTTAAAAATCTTATAGAAAATAATTTAGAATTAGATTCCCTAAAAATTAAAGATGATGAATATTTAACGCTACAACAATCTGTTAAAGAAACAGATTGGAAATTGATGGTTTTAATTGATAAAAAAGAGATTTTTAATTCAATTGAAAATTTAAAAGAGTTATCAAATCAGATTGGATATTTAGCAATAGGATTTTTACTTTTGTTTTATGTAGTTTTCTTTTATATGCTTTTAAAAAGAATAAATAAGTTTTCAAAAGTTATCACTGAGCCAATCATTAAATTATCAGATCAAACTTCAGAGATTAAATCTACAGATTTCAAAATTGAACTTATAAAAACTGATATTAGAGAAATAGAACAACTAAATCAAAACTTTACGAGTATGATGAATGAGTTAAATGATAGTACGAGAAAACTTTATGAGGCAAAAGAGTTAGCTGAAGAATTATCAAGAGCAAAAGATGATTTCTTGGCGAATATGAGTCATGAATTAAAAACTCCATTAAATTCAATTAATGTAATTAGTGAATTGATGAGAAACAATAATACTGGTAATTTAGACCAAAAACAAGTAAAAAGTTTAGAGATAATTAATAAATGTGGTAAAGACCTACTATATCTAATAAATGATGTACTTGATATCTCAAAACTAGAGGCTGGACAAATTGAACTTGATTATACAACTTTAGATGTAAAAGAGTTAATGGAAACAATAAATGATATGTTTAGCTCACAAGCTGAAGAAAAAGGGATAAATCTTAGTTTAGAAATAGATAAAAGTTTAAATTTTATTTATAGTGATGAATCTAGGATTAAACAGATAGTAAAAAATTTATTATCTAATTCTTTAAAGTTTACTCCAAAAGATAAAAATATTATATTTAAAGTAAAAGATGAAGATAAATTTATTAAAATCATAATTGAGGATGAAGGGGTAGGGATACCTCAAGATAAATTAGAACACATTTTTGATAGATTTAAACAAGTTGATACAAGTATTACACGACAATATGGTGGTACTGGACTTGGACTTGCTATATGTAAAGATCTTTTGATACTTTTAGATGGAGAAATAAAAGTTTCTAGTGAAGTGGGAAGTGGTAGTAGATTTGAAGTTCTAATACCTAAAAATGAAGATAAAATAGATGAGGTATTTAAAAAGAATTTTGAACTAAAAGATATCTCTAAAAGTGAAAAATTAAAAGATAAAATCTTAGTTTATAATAGTGATCCTGTAAGTTTTATGCATCATATTATGGAAATAAAAAAACATTTTGAAACCTCTTTTACAACAATTTTAGATGAGCTTATAAAAAAATATGAAAAAGAGACCTCAAAAGTGTTAATTGAAGAAAAAAATTTAACTCAAAATGATATAGATAAAATTTCAAGTAATATACGAAAAGAGGATTTAATTGTTATTGTAGAAGATAATGAAGATTCTAAACTTAAAAACTTTGCAGATAAAACAATAAAAAAGAGTTTTAATATAGAAGATTTATATTAA
- a CDS encoding BCCT family transporter, which produces MSTKVYETDYEVGQDNVEIMGMDLHNPVFFMSAVLILLFVMLTLVFPVGAKEALESAKWWSINNFDWLFMLAGNIFVLFCFALIFLPVGKIRLGGKDAKPEFSRISWFAMLFAAGMGIGLMFWSVAEPIAYYTAWYKTPLGVAANTPEAASMAMGATMYHWGLHPWAIYCVVALSLAFFTYNKKLPLTVRSAFYPIFGDKIWGWPGHIIDLLAVLATIFGLATSLGLGAQQASSGLHFLFGVDASISTQVAIIIFVTAIATFSVIRGVDGGVKLLSNINMLIAVFLLFFVILAGSSFDIFSTFFSTAKDYIVNIIPLSNWVGREDTAWFHGWTVFYWAWWISWSPFVGMFIARISKGRTVREFISAVLLIPTVITILWMSAFGGSALKQSISGIGELANGISDVSLSMFQMLEHMPFSSITSFLAIVLVLVFFITSSDSGSLVIDSITAGGKVDAPVPQRIFWAVVEGLIAGSLLFVGGKEALKALQAGAVTTGLPFTIVLLVMCVSLYKGLKSEKI; this is translated from the coding sequence ATGTCAACAAAAGTATATGAAACTGACTATGAAGTTGGTCAGGATAATGTCGAAATAATGGGTATGGATTTACATAACCCAGTATTTTTTATGAGTGCAGTGTTAATTTTATTGTTTGTAATGTTAACGTTAGTGTTTCCAGTTGGAGCTAAAGAGGCTTTAGAAAGTGCAAAGTGGTGGTCTATAAATAATTTTGACTGGCTATTTATGTTAGCAGGAAATATATTTGTTCTTTTTTGTTTTGCTCTTATTTTTCTTCCAGTTGGAAAAATAAGACTTGGTGGGAAAGATGCTAAACCTGAATTTTCTAGAATCTCTTGGTTTGCTATGTTATTTGCAGCAGGTATGGGTATTGGTCTTATGTTTTGGAGTGTTGCTGAACCAATTGCTTATTATACTGCATGGTATAAAACACCATTAGGTGTTGCAGCAAATACACCTGAAGCTGCAAGTATGGCTATGGGTGCAACAATGTACCATTGGGGATTACATCCTTGGGCTATTTATTGTGTTGTTGCTTTATCTTTGGCATTTTTTACTTATAATAAAAAATTGCCATTAACTGTAAGATCAGCATTCTATCCAATTTTTGGTGATAAAATTTGGGGATGGCCAGGTCATATTATTGATCTATTAGCTGTATTGGCAACAATATTTGGTTTAGCCACTTCTTTAGGATTAGGTGCACAGCAAGCAAGTAGTGGATTACACTTTTTATTTGGAGTAGATGCAAGTATTTCAACTCAAGTTGCAATTATTATTTTTGTTACAGCAATAGCAACTTTTTCAGTTATAAGAGGAGTTGATGGTGGTGTTAAACTATTAAGTAATATAAATATGTTAATTGCTGTATTTTTACTATTTTTTGTTATCTTAGCAGGTTCTTCTTTTGATATTTTTTCAACTTTCTTCTCAACAGCAAAGGATTATATTGTAAATATTATTCCACTTAGTAACTGGGTTGGAAGAGAAGATACAGCTTGGTTTCATGGTTGGACTGTATTTTATTGGGCTTGGTGGATATCATGGTCACCATTTGTAGGTATGTTTATTGCAAGAATTTCAAAAGGTAGAACTGTAAGAGAATTTATTTCTGCAGTATTATTGATACCAACAGTAATCACTATTTTATGGATGAGTGCATTTGGTGGTTCAGCTTTAAAACAATCAATTTCAGGGATAGGAGAACTAGCTAATGGTATTTCTGATGTATCATTATCTATGTTTCAAATGTTAGAACATATGCCTTTTAGTTCAATTACATCATTTCTAGCAATTGTTTTAGTTTTAGTATTTTTTATTACTTCATCAGATTCTGGGTCGTTGGTAATTGATAGTATTACAGCAGGTGGAAAAGTTGATGCACCAGTTCCTCAAAGAATATTTTGGGCAGTTGTTGAAGGTCTTATTGCTGGGTCACTATTATTTGTAGGTGGAAAAGAAGCCTTAAAAGCCTTACAAGCTGGAGCTGTAACTACAGGTTTACCTTTTACA